A region from the Pelobates fuscus isolate aPelFus1 chromosome 1, aPelFus1.pri, whole genome shotgun sequence genome encodes:
- the SPATA22 gene encoding spermatogenesis-associated protein 22, protein MKRSFPPSTTPRASSGYLPVPIFNQKKRIRQPLTSAPQRNEPSSSCFHQAPDSYDFSPVSTENVILQPVNPGQKIDTSLQVFQQLQHPLAHQQYKFNTTGYSKGSTGKNQTSWTQEDFVHQNSRTKNQVYKHTTKQSKDPLFADMPEDEMVQAVPLHQMTVKEKENSLRILPATIESMKHWSEYTDKIPLLFELLATLDSAVTSGDHGSKLFLMRDGKSCVPCIFYEIDRELPRLIRGRVHRSVGNYDKKRNILKCVSVRPASGTELQTFKEFINAANEEMEKYTKTFNEM, encoded by the exons ATGAAACGGAGCTTTCCGCCCAGCACCACACCCAGGGCCTCCTCGG GTTATTTACCTGTACCAATCTtcaatcagaaaaaaagaatCAGGCAGCCACTAACATCAGCTCCACAAAGAAATGAGCCCAGTTCTAGTTGTTTTCATCAAGCTCCAGACAGCTATGATTTTTCTCCAGTGTCAACAG AAAACGTAATTCTTCAGCCAGTTAATCCAGGACAAAAAATAGACACAag CTTGCAGGTTTTTCAGCAATTGCAGCACCCTTTAGCTCATCAGCAATATAAATTCAACACAACTGGCTACAGCAAAGG GTCCACAGGAAAGAATCAAACGTCCTGGACCCAAGAAGACTTTGTACATCAGAAT TCAAGAACTAAGAATCAAGTATATAAACACACAACCAAGCAAAGTAAAGACCCCCTGTTTGCTGATATGCCTGAGGATGAAATGGTACAG GCTGTTCCATTGCACCAGATGACTgtcaaagaaaaggaaaattcATTGCGAATATTACCTGCAACAATAGAAAGCATGAAACATTGGAGTGAATACACAGACAAGATCCCCCTGTTATTTGAGTTGTTGG caaCACTTGATTCTGCTGTAACTTCTGGAGATCATGGGTCAAAATTATTTCTCATGCGTGATGGCAAGAGCTGTGTTCCTTGTATTTTCTATGAAATA GATAGAGAGCTACCAAGATTAATCAGAGGTCGAGTTCATAGGTCAGTGGGAAACtatgacaaaaaaagaaacatactgaaatgtgtgtctgtgagaccTGCTTCTGGTACAGAGCTACAGACCTTTAAAGAATTCATTAATGCTGCTAATGAAGAGATGGAAAAGTATACTAAAACATTCAATGAAATGTAG